A genomic stretch from Zeimonas sediminis includes:
- the rimM gene encoding ribosome maturation factor RimM (Essential for efficient processing of 16S rRNA), which yields MPQDSVVVGRVGGSWGVRGALRIEPFNEPEDSVLLTARRWYLSAPSADPGVRAPGRVERPFPLPAMVSVTRCRAHGGSLVATVTGIEVKEVADALRGCQVAVSRADFPEPAQGEYYWVDLIGCEVVTPSGVGLGSVEAVDDHGAHPLLRLRDREGRERLIPFVEAHVPEVDLVGRRIVADWDPDF from the coding sequence TTGCCGCAGGACAGCGTCGTCGTCGGCCGTGTCGGCGGCTCCTGGGGCGTGCGCGGCGCGCTCCGGATCGAGCCGTTCAACGAGCCGGAGGATTCGGTGCTGCTGACGGCGCGTCGCTGGTACCTGAGCGCCCCGTCCGCCGACCCCGGCGTTCGCGCGCCCGGTCGCGTCGAGCGGCCGTTTCCGTTGCCTGCCATGGTCAGCGTGACTCGCTGCCGCGCGCACGGGGGAAGCCTGGTGGCCACCGTGACCGGCATCGAGGTCAAGGAGGTCGCCGACGCCCTTCGTGGCTGCCAGGTCGCGGTCAGCCGGGCCGATTTTCCCGAGCCCGCCCAAGGCGAGTACTACTGGGTCGACCTGATCGGCTGCGAGGTCGTCACGCCGTCGGGCGTCGGCCTCGGAAGCGTCGAGGCGGTCGACGACCACGGCGCGCATCCGTTGCTGCGGCTTCGCGATCGCGAGGGGCGAGAGCGCCTGATTCCCTTCGTCGAGGCGCACGTGCCCGAGGTGGACCTGGTCGGCCGGCGCATCGTCGCCGACTGGGACCCGGACTTCTAG
- the rpsP gene encoding 30S ribosomal protein S16, translated as MVVIRLTRGGAKKRPFYHIVATDKQSRRDGRFIERIGFYNPVAAANENGLVLSMDRIGYWQQNGAQLSPTVERLVRQYTKAQAATAAAA; from the coding sequence ATGGTCGTCATCCGCCTCACGCGCGGCGGCGCCAAGAAGCGCCCCTTCTATCACATCGTCGCCACCGACAAACAGAGCCGCCGCGACGGCCGCTTCATCGAGCGGATCGGCTTCTACAACCCGGTTGCCGCCGCCAACGAGAACGGTCTCGTGCTGTCGATGGATCGCATCGGCTACTGGCAGCAGAACGGCGCCCAGCTGTCGCCGACCGTCGAGCGCCTGGTTCGCCAGTACACCAAGGCGCAGGCTGCCACGGCCGCTGCGGCCTGA
- a CDS encoding enoyl-CoA hydratase, protein MSAVPSAGQGAPADAPVLASRNGGVLTLTLNRPAQFNALSSELMSALQIELERAAADPAVRVVVIAAAGKAFCAGHDLREMRAQPSLDYYQKLFAQCSRMMMTIQRMPQPVIARVHGIATAAGCQLVAMCDLAVAAEGARFAVSGVNLGLFCSTPSVALSRNLGRKQAFEMLVTGEFIDAWAAKDKGLVNAVVPPDHLDAEITRIASSICAKPAVAIAAGKGLFYRQLEMGIEAAYQLAGQTMACNMMDEAALEGVQAFIEKRAPDWKPG, encoded by the coding sequence ATGTCCGCAGTACCTTCAGCAGGGCAGGGCGCGCCGGCCGACGCGCCGGTGCTCGCCTCGCGCAACGGCGGCGTGCTGACGCTGACGCTGAACCGCCCGGCGCAGTTCAACGCGCTGTCGTCGGAGCTGATGTCCGCGCTCCAGATCGAGCTCGAGCGGGCTGCTGCCGACCCGGCGGTCAGGGTCGTCGTGATCGCGGCGGCGGGCAAGGCCTTCTGCGCCGGCCACGACCTGCGCGAGATGCGCGCGCAGCCGTCGCTCGACTACTACCAGAAGCTGTTCGCGCAGTGCTCGCGGATGATGATGACGATCCAGCGGATGCCGCAGCCGGTCATCGCGCGGGTGCACGGCATCGCCACCGCGGCGGGCTGCCAGCTTGTCGCGATGTGCGACCTGGCGGTGGCCGCCGAAGGCGCCCGGTTCGCGGTGTCCGGGGTCAACCTCGGGCTGTTCTGCTCGACGCCGTCGGTGGCGCTGTCGCGCAACCTGGGCCGCAAGCAGGCCTTCGAGATGCTGGTCACCGGCGAGTTCATCGATGCCTGGGCGGCGAAGGACAAGGGGCTGGTCAACGCGGTCGTGCCGCCCGACCACCTCGATGCCGAGATCACGCGGATCGCGTCCTCGATCTGCGCGAAGCCCGCCGTGGCGATCGCCGCCGGCAAGGGGCTGTTCTACCGGCAGCTGGAGATGGGCATCGAGGCGGCCTACCAGCTTGCGGGCCAGACGATGGCCTGCAACATGATGGACGAGGCCGCCCTCGAGGGGGTGCAGGCCTTCATCGAGAAGCGGGCACCGGACTGGAAGCCGGGCTGA
- a CDS encoding acyl-CoA dehydrogenase, which yields MSFKAPLKDMLFTLEHVANLEAVAKLPGFEDAGLDTAQAVLEECAKFNEGVVAPLNWTGDTQPSTLSNGVVTTTPGFREAFRQFADGGWQGVQHPLEFGGQGLPKSIGTPCVEILNAANLSFALCPLLTDGAIEALLTAGSDEQKMRYVPHLISGKWTGTMNLTEPQAGSDLALVRAKAVPQGDGSYRIFGQKIFITFGEHDMADNIVHLVLARTPDAPEGVKGISLFIVPKFLFDDAGEPVKRNDVWCTSIEHKLGIKASPTSVLVYGDGKGEVGEGAIGYLVGQENRGLEYMFIMMNSARFAVGMQGIAIAERAYQKAAAYAKDRVQSRDVAGSSGPVAIVNHPDVRRMLMTMRACTESARALAYVAAALSDAGHHAADEAERQRSMAAYEYLVPIVKGWSTEMSLEVTSLGVQVHGGMGFIEETGAAQYYRDARILTIYEGTTAIQANDLVGRKTARDGGAVAKGLIGQARGTAAELAGASDADLQAIGRRLAAGCDALESAVDFVVASMKSDVRAVFAGSVPYLKLAGIVLSGWQMGRAALAAAALREAASGDAGFMAAKIATARFHADHILSQAPGLASSIVDGAAGVMALEAELF from the coding sequence ATGTCGTTCAAAGCCCCGCTCAAGGACATGCTGTTCACGCTCGAGCACGTCGCGAACCTCGAAGCGGTCGCGAAGCTGCCGGGCTTCGAGGACGCCGGCCTGGACACCGCGCAGGCGGTGCTCGAGGAATGCGCGAAGTTCAACGAGGGCGTGGTCGCCCCGCTGAACTGGACCGGCGACACGCAACCCTCGACGCTCAGCAACGGCGTCGTCACGACCACGCCCGGTTTCCGCGAGGCCTTCCGGCAGTTCGCCGACGGCGGCTGGCAGGGCGTCCAGCACCCGCTCGAGTTCGGCGGGCAGGGCCTGCCCAAGTCGATCGGCACGCCCTGCGTGGAGATCCTGAACGCGGCCAATCTGTCGTTCGCGCTGTGCCCGCTGCTGACCGACGGCGCGATCGAGGCGCTGCTCACCGCCGGCTCCGACGAGCAGAAGATGCGCTACGTGCCCCACCTGATCTCGGGCAAGTGGACCGGCACGATGAACCTGACCGAGCCGCAGGCCGGCTCCGACCTCGCGCTGGTGCGCGCCAAGGCGGTGCCGCAGGGCGACGGCAGCTACCGGATCTTCGGCCAGAAGATCTTCATCACCTTCGGCGAGCACGACATGGCGGACAACATCGTCCACCTCGTGCTGGCTCGCACGCCGGACGCGCCCGAGGGGGTCAAGGGCATCTCGCTGTTCATCGTCCCGAAGTTCCTGTTCGACGATGCGGGCGAGCCGGTCAAGCGCAACGACGTCTGGTGCACGTCGATCGAGCACAAGCTCGGCATCAAGGCGAGCCCGACCTCGGTGCTGGTCTACGGCGACGGCAAGGGCGAGGTCGGCGAGGGCGCGATCGGCTACCTGGTCGGCCAGGAGAACCGCGGCCTCGAGTACATGTTCATCATGATGAACTCGGCCCGTTTCGCGGTCGGCATGCAGGGCATCGCGATCGCCGAGCGCGCCTACCAGAAGGCCGCGGCCTACGCGAAGGACCGCGTGCAGAGCCGCGACGTGGCCGGCTCCAGCGGTCCGGTCGCCATCGTCAACCACCCCGACGTTCGCCGGATGCTGATGACGATGCGCGCCTGCACCGAGTCCGCGCGCGCGCTGGCCTACGTGGCGGCCGCGCTGTCCGACGCCGGCCATCACGCGGCCGACGAGGCCGAGCGCCAGCGCAGCATGGCCGCCTACGAATACCTGGTGCCGATCGTCAAGGGCTGGTCGACCGAGATGTCGCTCGAGGTCACCTCGCTCGGCGTGCAGGTGCACGGCGGCATGGGCTTCATCGAGGAGACCGGCGCGGCGCAGTACTACCGCGACGCGCGCATCCTGACGATCTACGAGGGCACCACCGCGATCCAGGCCAACGACCTGGTCGGGCGCAAGACAGCGCGCGACGGCGGCGCGGTCGCGAAGGGGCTGATCGGCCAGGCGCGCGGCACCGCCGCCGAGCTGGCCGGCGCGTCCGACGCCGACCTGCAGGCGATCGGGCGCCGGCTGGCGGCCGGCTGCGACGCGCTCGAGTCGGCGGTCGACTTCGTCGTGGCCAGCATGAAGTCCGACGTCCGCGCGGTCTTCGCGGGCAGCGTCCCCTACCTGAAGCTGGCCGGCATCGTGCTGTCGGGCTGGCAGATGGGGCGCGCGGCGCTCGCCGCCGCGGCGCTGCGCGAGGCGGCCAGCGGCGACGCCGGCTTCATGGCGGCCAAGATCGCGACCGCGCGCTTCCACGCCGACCACATCCTGAGCCAGGCGCCCGGCCTGGCCAGCTCGATCGTCGACGGCGCCGCCGGGGTCATGGCGCTGGAAGCCGAGCTGTTCTGA
- a CDS encoding electron transfer flavoprotein subunit beta/FixA family protein: protein MKILVPVKRVVDYNVKVRVKSDQTGVDIANVKMSMNPFDEIAVEEAVRLKEKGVATEIVAVSCGPAACQETLRTAMAIGADRGILVETDAELQPLAVAKLLKALVDKEQPQLLILGKQAIDDDANQTGQMLAALAGMPQATFASKVEIADGKAKVTREVDGGLETVEISLPAVVTTDLRLNEPRYVTLPNIMKAKKKQLDNVKPADLGVDPAPRLKTLKVSEPPGRKAGIKVADVAALVDKLKNEAKVI, encoded by the coding sequence ATGAAGATTCTCGTCCCCGTCAAGCGAGTGGTGGACTACAACGTGAAGGTTCGCGTCAAGAGCGACCAGACCGGTGTGGACATCGCCAACGTCAAGATGTCGATGAACCCGTTCGACGAGATCGCTGTCGAAGAGGCCGTGCGCCTGAAGGAGAAGGGCGTGGCGACCGAGATCGTCGCGGTGTCCTGCGGCCCGGCGGCCTGCCAGGAGACGCTGCGCACCGCGATGGCCATCGGCGCCGACCGCGGCATCCTGGTCGAAACCGACGCCGAGCTGCAGCCGCTGGCCGTGGCCAAGCTGCTGAAGGCGCTGGTCGACAAGGAGCAGCCGCAGCTGCTGATCCTGGGCAAGCAGGCGATCGACGACGACGCCAACCAGACCGGCCAGATGCTGGCCGCGCTGGCCGGCATGCCCCAGGCCACCTTCGCGTCGAAGGTCGAGATCGCCGACGGCAAGGCGAAGGTCACCCGCGAGGTCGACGGCGGCCTGGAGACGGTCGAGATCTCGCTGCCCGCGGTGGTCACCACCGACCTGCGCCTGAACGAGCCGCGCTACGTGACGCTGCCCAACATCATGAAGGCCAAGAAGAAGCAGCTCGACAACGTCAAGCCGGCCGACCTGGGCGTGGACCCGGCGCCGCGCCTGAAGACGCTGAAGGTCAGCGAGCCGCCGGGTCGCAAGGCCGGCATCAAGGTGGCCGACGTCGCCGCGCTGGTCGACAAGCTGAAGAACGAAGCGAAAGTGATCTGA
- the trmD gene encoding tRNA (guanosine(37)-N1)-methyltransferase TrmD: protein MRIDVVSIFPEMFDALTRFGITGRALQRGLWQFAVHNPRDFTTDAYRRVDDRPYGGGPGMVMLGQPLADAIGAALAAGRRPVIALSPQGAPLDDAKVRRLAALPGMVLVAGRYEAIDQRLLDRHVDEEISIGDFVVSGGELPAMMLIDAVVRLLPGAMNDEASAAHDSFADGLLDCPHYTRPEVFEGLPVPEVLLSGHHARIARWRRDRSLETTLRRRPDLIDEARRRGLLDRQDEAFLASLAAGAEGGDAGRGKGEG from the coding sequence ATGCGCATCGACGTCGTTTCGATCTTCCCCGAGATGTTCGACGCGCTCACCCGCTTCGGCATCACCGGACGGGCCCTGCAGAGGGGCCTGTGGCAGTTCGCCGTCCACAACCCGCGCGACTTCACCACCGACGCCTACCGGCGGGTCGACGACCGGCCCTACGGTGGCGGCCCGGGAATGGTCATGCTCGGCCAGCCGCTGGCCGACGCGATCGGCGCGGCGCTCGCCGCCGGGCGGCGACCCGTGATCGCCTTGTCGCCGCAGGGCGCGCCGCTCGACGACGCGAAGGTCCGCCGGCTCGCCGCCTTGCCCGGCATGGTGCTGGTCGCGGGCCGCTACGAGGCGATCGACCAGCGCTTGCTCGATCGCCACGTCGACGAGGAGATCTCGATCGGCGACTTCGTCGTGTCCGGCGGGGAGCTGCCGGCGATGATGCTGATCGACGCAGTCGTCAGGCTGCTGCCCGGGGCGATGAACGACGAGGCTTCGGCGGCGCACGATTCCTTCGCCGACGGGCTGCTCGACTGCCCCCACTACACGCGGCCCGAGGTCTTCGAGGGCCTGCCGGTCCCCGAGGTGCTGCTTTCCGGTCATCACGCGCGCATCGCGCGCTGGCGGCGGGATCGCTCGCTCGAAACGACGCTGAGGCGGCGCCCCGACCTGATCGACGAGGCGAGAAGGCGGGGCCTGCTCGACCGGCAGGACGAGGCGTTTCTCGCGTCGCTGGCAGCAGGGGCTGAGGGAGGGGATGCGGGAAGGGGGAAGGGGGAAGGGTAG
- a CDS encoding DEAD/DEAH box helicase, with the protein MSFSDLGLAAPFLASLAEAGYTQPTQVQRDAIPAALEGADLLVSSQTGSGKTAAFMLPSLQRLLGQSARPGKGPRILVLAPTRELALQVKDAATGYAAGVRRFTSAALVGGAPYAPQMRLLSRPLDLVVATPGRLIDHLEAGRIDFSRLEVLILDEADRMLDMGFLGDIERIVAAAPADRQTLLFSATLDGVVGDLARRLTRAPRRIDVAATQAHKADIEQVLMFADDLSHKSRLLDALLRRDDLQQCVVFAATKQSTEDLREQLAASGFSVAALHGDMHQGQRNRTLERLRDGRTRVLVATDVAARGIDVAGITHVINFDAPRQAEDYVHRIGRTGRAGRSGVAVTLLRHDEGYRARVIERYTGQPLRIDTIPGLEPRARPQRPAGKPGGWRGKPGGGHRPAGARPGGWGAGGNGGQQGWRAGNGDANGWKARGGEGSGWKAASGDTNGWKAGRGASSWKAGASAGRSARAGGPRDRLAGGDAREGFARRAPRD; encoded by the coding sequence ATGAGTTTTTCCGACCTGGGGCTGGCCGCCCCTTTCCTCGCTTCGCTGGCCGAGGCCGGCTACACGCAGCCCACGCAGGTGCAGCGCGATGCCATTCCGGCAGCGCTCGAAGGCGCCGACCTGCTCGTTTCTTCCCAGACCGGCAGTGGCAAGACCGCCGCCTTCATGCTGCCCTCGCTGCAGCGGCTGCTGGGCCAGTCGGCGCGCCCCGGCAAGGGGCCGCGGATCCTGGTGCTCGCCCCTACGCGCGAGCTGGCGCTGCAGGTCAAGGACGCCGCCACCGGCTACGCCGCAGGCGTGCGCCGCTTCACCAGCGCCGCGCTGGTCGGGGGCGCGCCCTATGCCCCGCAGATGCGCCTGCTGTCTCGCCCGCTCGACCTGGTGGTCGCGACCCCGGGCCGCCTGATCGATCACCTCGAGGCCGGTCGCATCGACTTCTCGCGCCTCGAGGTGCTGATCCTCGACGAGGCCGACCGGATGCTCGACATGGGCTTCCTCGGCGACATCGAGCGCATCGTGGCCGCCGCGCCGGCTGACCGGCAGACGCTGCTCTTCTCGGCCACGCTGGACGGCGTGGTGGGCGATCTCGCGCGCCGACTGACGCGCGCGCCGCGTCGCATCGACGTGGCCGCCACGCAGGCGCACAAGGCCGACATCGAGCAGGTCCTGATGTTCGCCGACGACCTGTCGCACAAGTCGCGCCTGCTCGACGCGCTGCTGCGTCGCGACGACCTGCAGCAGTGCGTGGTCTTCGCCGCCACCAAGCAGTCGACCGAGGACCTGCGCGAGCAGCTCGCGGCGAGCGGCTTCAGCGTCGCGGCCCTGCACGGCGACATGCACCAGGGCCAGCGCAACCGCACGCTGGAGCGCCTGCGCGACGGGCGCACGCGCGTGCTGGTCGCGACCGACGTCGCCGCGCGCGGCATCGACGTGGCCGGCATCACCCACGTGATCAACTTCGACGCGCCGCGCCAGGCCGAGGACTACGTGCACCGCATCGGCCGCACCGGCCGGGCCGGACGCAGCGGCGTCGCGGTCACGCTGCTCAGGCACGACGAGGGCTATCGCGCCCGCGTGATCGAGCGCTACACCGGCCAGCCGCTGCGCATCGACACGATCCCGGGGCTGGAGCCTCGCGCCAGGCCGCAGCGTCCGGCAGGAAAGCCGGGCGGCTGGCGAGGCAAGCCGGGCGGCGGGCACCGGCCTGCCGGGGCAAGGCCTGGCGGCTGGGGTGCCGGCGGCAATGGCGGCCAGCAAGGCTGGCGGGCAGGCAACGGCGACGCGAACGGCTGGAAAGCCCGAGGCGGCGAGGGGAGCGGCTGGAAGGCCGCCAGCGGCGACACGAACGGCTGGAAGGCCGGCCGTGGCGCTTCCTCCTGGAAGGCCGGCGCGTCGGCGGGCAGGTCCGCCCGCGCGGGCGGGCCGCGCGACCGGCTCGCGGGCGGCGATGCGCGTGAGGGTTTTGCGCGACGAGCCCCGCGCGACTGA
- a CDS encoding PA0069 family radical SAM protein, which yields MNSIRRTRSQPSAVVSGAARSGVRPPGGRGAVSSPAGRFEKLARETIDDGWFQDDREPDLPRTEVTEERAGRILSFNDSPDVPFDRAINPYRGCEHGCTYCFARPTHAWLGLSPGLDFETRLRAKVNAAERLRAELAAPGYRCEPVNIGSATDAYQPIERERRITRGILEVLAECSHPLTIVTKSALVERDIDLLAPMARRGLASVHVSLASLDPDLARAWEPRAAAPWRRLRTIRRLADAGIPVGVAVAPVVPFLNEPELESVLEQARDAGATSAFYTVLRLPHELREVFVDWLRSVHPDRAARIMNRLGDMRPAAAGRERRLNDPRFFHRMKGQGAWAELLRLRYDLAIRRLGLNRDRLVLRTDLFVPPERKRAGRAFAEPEAQQAQGSLF from the coding sequence ATGAACAGTATCCGGCGCACTCGCTCCCAGCCGTCGGCGGTCGTGTCCGGCGCGGCGCGCTCCGGCGTGCGGCCTCCCGGTGGTCGCGGCGCAGTGTCGAGCCCCGCGGGTCGCTTCGAGAAGCTGGCCCGCGAAACGATCGACGACGGCTGGTTCCAGGACGACCGGGAGCCCGATCTCCCCAGGACCGAGGTCACCGAAGAACGGGCCGGCCGAATCCTGAGCTTCAACGATTCGCCCGACGTTCCCTTCGACCGGGCGATCAACCCCTATCGCGGCTGCGAGCACGGCTGCACCTACTGCTTCGCCCGGCCGACCCACGCCTGGCTGGGGCTGTCGCCGGGCCTCGACTTCGAGACCCGCTTGCGTGCCAAGGTCAACGCTGCCGAGCGCCTGCGCGCCGAGCTTGCCGCGCCCGGCTATCGCTGCGAGCCGGTCAACATCGGCTCCGCCACCGACGCCTACCAGCCGATCGAGCGCGAAAGGCGAATCACCCGCGGCATCCTCGAAGTGCTGGCCGAGTGTTCGCACCCGCTGACCATCGTCACCAAGTCCGCGCTCGTCGAGCGGGACATCGACCTGCTGGCCCCGATGGCAAGGCGCGGGCTCGCGTCCGTCCACGTGTCGCTCGCGTCGCTCGACCCGGATCTCGCCCGCGCATGGGAACCGCGCGCCGCCGCGCCGTGGAGGCGCCTGCGCACGATCCGCCGACTCGCCGACGCGGGCATTCCGGTCGGCGTGGCGGTGGCGCCGGTCGTCCCCTTTCTGAACGAACCCGAACTCGAGAGCGTGCTGGAGCAGGCGCGCGACGCAGGGGCCACGTCGGCTTTCTACACGGTGCTCAGGCTTCCGCACGAGTTGCGGGAGGTCTTCGTCGACTGGCTGCGCTCGGTCCATCCGGATCGCGCAGCCAGGATCATGAACCGGCTCGGCGACATGCGCCCGGCCGCGGCGGGCAGGGAACGTCGCCTGAACGACCCCAGGTTCTTCCATCGGATGAAGGGCCAGGGCGCGTGGGCCGAACTGCTGCGCCTGCGCTACGACCTCGCGATCCGGCGGCTCGGCCTGAACCGCGACCGGCTGGTCCTTCGCACCGACCTGTTCGTGCCGCCCGAGAGAAAGCGGGCCGGGCGTGCGTTCGCCGAGCCCGAGGCCCAGCAGGCGCAGGGCAGTCTGTTCTGA
- a CDS encoding tripartite tricarboxylate transporter TctB family protein: MPNRPAPGGRRGPLAMAAALLALAAVAGWQVWLIPPPPVASDVGPSTMPGALAGLLAALSFAYLVQAWRGDAEDAARDPVEGPLPGARGRLAWLAAGLAAMLGLLPAAGIGPASAACFVLVARAFDSRRWLRDAVAGAIFAFAIWFVFDRLLGVQLGPFLRLGG; encoded by the coding sequence ATGCCGAATCGCCCGGCGCCCGGCGGCCGGCGCGGCCCGCTCGCAATGGCCGCGGCCCTGCTCGCGCTCGCCGCGGTCGCGGGCTGGCAGGTCTGGCTGATCCCGCCACCGCCGGTCGCTTCCGACGTCGGGCCGAGCACGATGCCGGGCGCGCTCGCCGGCTTGCTGGCTGCGCTGTCGTTCGCCTACCTGGTTCAGGCGTGGCGCGGCGATGCCGAAGACGCCGCGCGCGACCCGGTCGAGGGCCCGCTGCCCGGCGCCAGGGGGCGCCTGGCCTGGCTCGCCGCGGGGCTCGCGGCGATGCTGGGCCTGTTGCCGGCGGCCGGCATCGGCCCGGCGAGCGCGGCGTGCTTCGTGCTGGTGGCGCGCGCCTTCGACAGTCGCCGCTGGCTGCGCGACGCGGTGGCGGGCGCGATCTTCGCTTTTGCGATCTGGTTCGTGTTCGACCGCCTGCTCGGCGTCCAGCTCGGCCCCTTCCTGAGGCTGGGCGGCTGA
- a CDS encoding electron transfer flavoprotein subunit alpha/FixB family protein, with product MAVLVIAEHDNATLKPATLNTITAAAQCGGDVTVLVAGSGCDAAAQAAAQAAGVARVLVADAPHLADQLAENVAAQVVAVAGGYSHILAPASASGKNILPRVAALLDVAQISEITSVESPDTFTRPIYAGNAIATVQSADAVKVITVRGTAFDAAAASGGSAAVEKIDAVADSGKSSFVGREIAKSDRPELTAAKVVVSGGRGMGSAENFKLLEPLADKLGAAMGASRAAVDAGYAPNDWQVGQTGKIVAPQLYVAIGISGAIQHLAGMKDSKVIVAINKDEEAPIFGVADYGLVADLFQAVPELTEKLG from the coding sequence ATGGCAGTCCTCGTTATCGCCGAACACGACAACGCGACGCTGAAGCCGGCGACGCTGAACACGATCACCGCGGCCGCGCAGTGCGGCGGCGACGTCACCGTGCTGGTCGCCGGCTCCGGCTGCGACGCCGCGGCCCAGGCCGCCGCGCAGGCGGCGGGCGTGGCCAGGGTGCTGGTGGCCGACGCCCCGCACCTTGCCGACCAGCTCGCCGAGAACGTGGCGGCGCAGGTCGTAGCGGTGGCCGGCGGCTACTCGCACATCCTCGCCCCGGCCAGCGCCTCGGGCAAGAACATCCTTCCGCGCGTGGCGGCGCTGCTCGACGTGGCCCAGATCTCCGAGATCACCAGCGTCGAGTCGCCCGACACCTTCACCCGCCCGATCTACGCGGGCAACGCGATCGCCACCGTGCAGTCGGCCGACGCGGTCAAGGTGATCACGGTGCGCGGCACCGCCTTCGATGCCGCCGCTGCCAGCGGCGGTTCGGCCGCCGTCGAGAAGATCGACGCGGTCGCCGATTCGGGCAAGTCGAGCTTCGTGGGCCGCGAGATCGCCAAGAGCGACCGCCCCGAGCTGACCGCCGCCAAGGTCGTCGTGTCGGGCGGCCGAGGCATGGGCTCGGCCGAGAACTTCAAGCTGCTCGAGCCGCTGGCCGACAAGCTGGGCGCCGCGATGGGCGCCTCGCGCGCGGCGGTCGACGCCGGCTACGCGCCGAACGACTGGCAGGTCGGCCAGACCGGCAAGATCGTCGCGCCGCAGCTCTACGTGGCGATCGGCATCTCGGGCGCGATCCAGCACCTGGCCGGCATGAAGGACAGCAAGGTCATCGTCGCGATCAACAAGGACGAGGAAGCGCCGATCTTCGGCGTGGCCGACTACGGACTGGTCGCAGACCTGTTCCAGGCCGTTCCCGAGCTGACCGAGAAGCTGGGCTGA
- a CDS encoding Bug family tripartite tricarboxylate transporter substrate binding protein, protein MTISRRNLIAAAAAAPIAASLPRVALAQQLFESILMFVPAAPGGGWDGTGRAIEQACKGAGLVGAFQFENVGGAGGMVGLPRFVNQRKGMANAMMVGGSVMVGAGIQNKSPVTIKDVVPLARLTEEAGVIVVPSSSPHKTWKDLEAAIKENPKAVSVAGGSSGGTDHQLLGKIVKALGRNPREAAYVAFAGGGPANAAIIGGQVTAGISGYSEFAEQIQAGRMRPLAVSGNRRIPGVDVPTLTELGLPVTAANWRGVFGAPGISTAQRDQLVALLTKMHDAQGWKDLLAQRKWTDVFLAGDEFAKVLTTDIADTEAVMKDLGLA, encoded by the coding sequence ATGACGATCTCGCGTCGCAACCTGATCGCGGCTGCCGCCGCGGCTCCGATTGCCGCTTCGCTGCCGCGCGTGGCGCTCGCGCAGCAGCTCTTCGAATCGATCCTGATGTTCGTGCCGGCCGCGCCCGGCGGCGGCTGGGACGGCACCGGTCGCGCGATCGAGCAGGCCTGCAAGGGCGCCGGCCTGGTCGGCGCCTTCCAGTTCGAGAACGTGGGCGGGGCCGGCGGCATGGTCGGCCTGCCGCGCTTCGTCAACCAGCGCAAGGGCATGGCGAACGCGATGATGGTCGGCGGCTCGGTCATGGTCGGCGCCGGCATCCAGAACAAGAGCCCGGTCACGATCAAGGACGTGGTCCCGCTGGCGCGGCTCACCGAGGAGGCCGGCGTCATCGTCGTGCCGTCGTCGAGCCCCCACAAGACCTGGAAGGACCTCGAGGCCGCGATCAAGGAAAATCCGAAGGCGGTCAGCGTGGCCGGCGGCTCGTCGGGCGGCACCGATCACCAGTTGCTCGGCAAGATCGTCAAGGCGCTGGGCCGCAATCCGCGCGAGGCCGCCTACGTCGCCTTCGCTGGCGGCGGCCCGGCCAATGCGGCGATCATCGGCGGACAGGTCACGGCCGGCATCTCCGGCTACTCCGAGTTCGCCGAGCAGATCCAGGCGGGTCGCATGCGCCCGCTCGCGGTCTCGGGCAACCGGCGCATCCCGGGCGTGGACGTGCCCACGCTGACCGAGCTCGGCCTGCCGGTCACCGCCGCCAACTGGCGCGGCGTGTTCGGCGCGCCCGGCATCTCGACCGCGCAGCGCGACCAGCTCGTCGCGCTGCTCACGAAGATGCACGACGCGCAGGGCTGGAAGGACCTGCTCGCGCAGCGCAAGTGGACCGACGTGTTCCTCGCCGGCGACGAGTTCGCCAAGGTGCTCACGACCGACATCGCCGACACCGAGGCGGTCATGAAGGACCTGGGGCTGGCCTGA
- a CDS encoding MarR family winged helix-turn-helix transcriptional regulator: MSANLKQLLIARSDWFAREIMRAVKAGEHAYITPAQSRLLAHMAGRPASMAELARQLAISRQAVHKTVAELVRRGILEVRDDPGRGNAKLVVYTEKGRQVNRAGAKIIEQIEQRLARRLGPDGVEKLRELLSADWE, translated from the coding sequence GTGTCCGCCAACCTGAAACAGCTGCTGATCGCGCGCTCGGACTGGTTCGCGCGCGAAATCATGCGCGCGGTGAAGGCCGGCGAGCACGCGTACATCACCCCGGCGCAGAGCCGCCTGCTCGCCCACATGGCCGGGCGGCCCGCCAGCATGGCGGAACTCGCGCGCCAGCTGGCGATCTCGCGCCAGGCGGTGCACAAGACCGTGGCGGAACTGGTGCGCCGGGGAATCCTCGAAGTTCGCGACGACCCCGGGCGCGGCAATGCCAAGCTGGTCGTCTACACCGAGAAGGGCCGGCAGGTGAACCGGGCCGGCGCGAAGATCATCGAGCAGATCGAGCAGCGCCTCGCCCGCCGGCTCGGGCCCGACGGCGTCGAGAAGCTCAGGGAGCTGCTTTCGGCCGACTGGGAATGA